From a single Ooceraea biroi isolate clonal line C1 chromosome 12, Obir_v5.4, whole genome shotgun sequence genomic region:
- the LOC113563026 gene encoding uncharacterized protein LOC113563026: MTEILNIGDKPIFDDRIVKIETHTYNPYANTTFGYSDEIRIPIQQQDLYTLPCESFLYVEGKLTIKKPTANKHVVLENNCVAFMFDEIRNELNGVDIDRSRNAGITSTLKNYVSLTASRNGMLKNAGWDITNFSNGEEGHFNFCVPLSMLLGFCEDYRRMVINARHELILIRSRNDNNCLRGDAEIQPDIELLRVQWRMPHVALNEINKLAMLRTLESGRFLSMSFRSWDLQEFPLLQSTTKHSWTVKATTQLEKPRYVIFALQTGRKNNITRSITRFDDCKLTNVKLYLNSKFYPYDDLNLNFNKKRYVILYDMYARFYKSYYGGNHDEVFLPIDKFGFCGPFAVIDCSRQSKSVKTATVDVRLEFDCMEDIPANTTVYCLIIHDRVVEYSPLTNVVHRIT; the protein is encoded by the coding sequence atgacAGAGATTCTCAACATCGGGGACAAGCCGATCTTTGATGATCGCATCGTCAAGATCGAGACTCACACGTACAATCCGTATGCCAACACAACGTTTGGATACAGCGATGAGATAcgaatacccatacagcagcAGGATCTGTACACGTTACCATGCGAGAGTTTTCTCTACGTCGAGggtaaattaacgataaagaAACCCACAGCGAATAAGCATGTGGTATTGGAGAACAATTGCGTGGCGTTCATGTTCGATGAGATTCGTAATGAACTCAACGGTGTGGACATTGATCGCAGCAGAAACGCTGGAATAACCTCCACTCTGAAAAACTATGTATCTCTGACGGCATCAAGGAATGGGATGTTGAAGAATGCTGGATGGGATATCACGAATTTTTCAAACGGCGAAGAGGGTCACTTCAACTTTTGCGTACCGCTTAGCATGCTGCTGGGATTTTGTGAAGACTACAGACGTATGGTGATTAATGCACGTCATGAATTGATTCTCATACGATcgcgcaacgacaacaatTGTCTAAGAGGAGATGCTGAGATCCAGCCCGATATTGAATTACTCAGAGTACAGTGGCGTATGCCCCACGTCGCATTGAACGAGATCAACAAACTGGCTATGCTACGAACTCTGGAGAGTGGAAGATTTCTGAGCATGAGTTTCCGCTCGTGGGATCTGCAAGAATTTCCTCTGCTGCAGAGTACGACTAAGCATTCATGGACCGTCAAGGCAACAACGCAACTCGAGAAGCCGCGATACGTCATCTTTGCATTGCAAACTGGtcgaaagaataatataacgaGATCGATAACTCGATTCGACGATTGCAAATTAACTAATGTGAAACTTTATCTAAACTCGAAATTTTATCCATACGACGATTTGAACCTCAATTTCAACAAGAAGAGATATGTCATCCTGTATGATATGTACGCGCGGTTTTACAAATCGTATTATGGAGGCAATCATGATGAGGTGTTTCTCCCCATCGACAAATTTGGATTTTGCGGTCCCTTTGCCGTCatcgattgttcgcgacaAAGCAAATCTGTGAAGACTGCCACCGTCGACGTGCGATTAGAGTTCGACTGCATGGAAGACATACCGGCGAATACTACAGTCTACTGTCTCATCATACACGATCGCGTGGTCGAATACAGCCCGTTGACCAACGTTGTGCACAGAATCACTTAA